GACCGGCGGCTGCGTGGCCGACTCCCTTGAGATGGCGCGCTTCGGTCGCGATCACGCGGCGCAAACGCTGGTCGTCGCGGGCGTGCGCTTCATGGGCGAGACGGCGAAAATCCTGAGCCCGGACAAGCGTATTCTGATGCCGGATCTCGACGCGACCTGTTCGCTCGATCTTGGCTGCCCGGTCGACGAATTCTCGGCCTTCTGCGATGCGCACCCGGATCGCACGGTGGTCGTGTACGCGAACACGAGCGCGGCGGTGAAGGCGCGCGCGGACTGGATGGTGACGTCGTCGATCGGCCTGGAGATTGTTGCCGATCTGCACGCGCGCGGCGAAAAGATCATCTGGGCGCCGGACCGGCACCTCGGCAGCTATATCCAGAACAAGACCGGCGCGGACATGCTGCTGTGGCAAGGTTCGTGTCTGGTGCACGACGAGTTCAAAGGTATCGAACTCGATCTGCTGCGCGCCGAATATCCGGGCGCGAAAGTGTTGGTGCATCCGGAGTCGCCGGCTAACGTGGTCGCGCAAGCGGACGTAGTGGGCTCGACCACGCAATTGATCGATGCCGCGCAAAAGCTCGACGCGACACATTTCATCGTGGCGACCGATCTCGGCATTTTGCACAAGATGCAGCTCGCCGCACCCGGCAAGACCTTGATTGCCGCGCCGACGGCCGGCAACAGCGCGACCTGCAAGAGTTGCGCGCATTGCCCGTGGATGGCGATGAACGGCCTCGCGAACCTGGCCGAGGTGCTCGAACGCGGCCACAACGAAATTTTCGTCGATCGTGCGATCGGCGAGCGAGCGCGTTTGCCGATCGACCGGATGCTGGACTTCGCGGCGCGTCACAAGAAGCGCGTACAGGCGAGCGGCGATCTCGCGCGCGACGCGCAACTGTATTCGAACGTGGGGGCGGCTTGATGGGCGCGGTAGAAGACAACAAGCTCGATGCGGTGTCGCCGCTGTTCGCTGAAATTCACGCGCAGTACGGCGAAGCATTCGATGCCGCCCTGGCGCGTAATGTGACCGATGCGCTGACTGAAGACGTCGGCGCAGGCGATCAGACAGGCCGCCTCGTTCCAGCGGACGACGTGCGCGACGCGCGCATCATCGTGCGCGAAGATGCGGTACTGTGCGGTGTGCCATGGTTTGAAGCGGTGATGCGCCAGGTCGATCCGCGTATCGACGTGCGCTGGCGCTATCGCGAAGGCGAGCAGATGACGGCCGACACAACGGTTTGCGAAATGCGCGGCCCCGTTCGCGCGTTGTTGACCGCGGAACGCAATGCGTTGAACTTCCTGCAACTGCTGTCGGGTGTGGCGAGCGCGACGCGCCGTTATGTCGATGCCGTTGCGCATACGCGAACGCGCATTCTCGACACGCGCAAGACCTTGCCGGGCTTGCGGCTCGCGCAGAAGTACGCGGTGCGTGTCGGCGGTGGCGCGAATCAACGGCTTGCCCTTTACGACGGCATTCTCATCAAGGAGAACCACATTGCCGCGGCCGGTGGCGTAGGCGCGGCTATGGACGCTGCACTGGCGCTGAATGCTGGTGTGTCGATCCAGATCGAAGTCGAGACGCTCGATCAGTTGGAAACCGCGCTGGCTCATCGCGCGCAATCCATTCTGCTGGACAATTTCTCGTTCGAGGCCATGCGCGAAGCGGTGCGCATTACAGCGGGGCGAGCGGTGCTGGAGGTATCGGGCGGCGTGAACTTCGATACGGTGCGGACGATTGCGGAAACCGGCGTTGATCGCGTGTCGATCGGCGCGCTGACCAAAGACGTGCGCGCAACGGATTACTCGATGCGGATCGTCTGACGCTCAAGCTAGCAATCAACAGCATTCAAGCAAAAAAGGCCATCGCCGGATTATTCGGGCGATGGCCTTTTCGTTTCAGCTCGTCTCGTTCACACGTTGCGGTTGCGCACATGCTCCGGCGAGAGCACCGTCGGCAGCGCCTTGGGCAAGGTTGCCGGCCAGTCACGGCTGAAATGCAGGCCGCGGCTTTCACGCCGCGACCGCGCGCCCTCGACGATCAACGATCCCACATCGACCAGATTGCGCAATTCGAGCAGGTCACGGCTCACCTTGAAGTTTGCGTAGTACTCATGGATCTCGTCGCGCAGCAGGGCAAGTCGGTGCTTCGCTCGCGCGAGCCGTTTGTCGGTCCGGACGATACCGACGTAATTCCACATCAGCCGGCGCAGTTCGTCCCAGTTGTGCGCGACCACGACTTCTTCGTCCGGATCGGACACGCGGCTCTCGTCCCAATCCGGCAGCGGCGCATGGACGGCGGCGCTAAAACCTTCTTCTTCGATAGCCTGCGCCGCTGAGCGTCCGATCACCAGGCACTCGAGCAGGGAATTGCTGGCAAGCCGGTTTGCGCCGTGCAGGCCCGTGCATGACGTCTCGCCAACCGCATAGAGTCCCGCCAGATCCGTGCGGCCCGCCAGATCCGTGACGACGCCACCGCAGGTGTAGTGCGCGGCCGGCACGACCGGAATCGCTTGCTTGGTGATATCGATGCCGAATTCCTGGCAGCGTGCCAGGATCGTCGGGAAGTGTTCACGCAGGAATTCAGGCGGCTGATGGCTGATGTCGAGATACACACAGTCGATGCCGCGCTTCTTGATTTCGAAGTCGATCGCACGCGCGACGATGTCGCGCGGCGCGAGTTCGGCGCGTTCGTCGTGGTTCGGCATGAAGCGCGTGCCGTCCGGCAGCTTGAGAATGCCGCCTTCGCCGCGCACGGCTTCCGAAATCAGAAAGGACTTCGCGTACGGATGGAACAGGCAGGTCGGATGGAACTGGATGAACTCCATATTCGACACGCGGCAGCCGGCCCGCCACGCCATCGCGATGCCGTCGCCCGTCGCGGTGTCGGGATTCGTGGTGTAGAGATAGACTTTCCCCGCGCCGCCGGTGGCGAGCACGGTGTGAGGTGCCTCGATCGTCACGGTGCGCCCGCTTTGCAGATCGAGCGCATACAGGCCGTGACAACGACGTCCCGGCAAGCCGAGGCGGTCGGACGTGATCAGGTCGATGGCGTAGTGATCTTCGAGCAGCGTGATGTTCGGGTGACGGCGCACCCGTTCGCTCAGCGTGGCCACCACGGCATGGCCCGTCGCATCTGCCGCATGAATGATCCGGCGATGGCTATGGCCGCCTTCGCGTGTCAGGTGGAAACCGAGCTCCGCTGCGTCGTCCTTGGTGAACGGCACGCCTTGCGCGATCAACCATTCGATCGCCGCACGCCCATGCTCGACGATAAAGCGTGTTGCCGCTTCGTCGCACAGGCCGCCGCCGGCGATCAGCGTATCGCGCACGTGATTTTCGATGCTGTCTGCCGAATCCAGAACTGCGGCGATGCCGCCTTGCGCCCAGTCGCTCGCGCCTTCGGTCATCGATCGCTTGGCGACCACTGCAACCCGCCGCGTCTCCGCCAGATTGAGCGCGACGCTCAAGCCAGCCAGACCGCTACCGACAATCGCCACATCGAATTCCATTGCCTGCATCTCCGTCTTTTCGTTTTGCGGTGACGGCGCGCCATTCGCTCGCCGCCGAAACGAGAAAGGATACGCGCCGCGACGAATGAGGGAAAGCTGGCCGAACGACATAAGACTGTTCGCGCGGGCGAATAGGCAGCAGCAATGACACAGATGCAAAAAGAAACGCGCGCCAAAAAACAAAAAAGCCTCGCACGAATGCGAGGCTTTTTTGCATGTCTTTTGCCTTCGTCAGGCAGGAGCCAAGACTTACTTGATCTTGGTTTCCTTGTACTCAACGTGCTTACGGACGACCGGATCAAACTTCTTGATCAGCATCTTTTCCGGCATGTTGCGTTTGTTCTTCGTCGTCGTGTAGAAGTGACCCGTGCCTGCGGTCGATTCCAACTTGATCTTGTCGCGTGCGCCTTTCGCCATGATTTACTCCTTACGCTTCACCGCGTGCGCGCAGATCCGCGAGCACAGCGTCGATACCGTTCTTGTCGATCAGGCGCAGGCCGGCGTTCGAAACGCGCAGACGCACCCAACGGTTTTCGCTTTCCACCCAAATGCGGCGGTTTTGCAGGTTCGGCAGGAACCGGCGCTTGGTTTTGTTGTTCGCGTGGGAAACGTTGTTGCCGCTCATCGGCGCTTTCCCAGTTACTTGGCATACGCGTGCCATGAGAGCACTCCTAATACGCTAATTCTGAGTTCGAACGCCGTGAAAGTTTCCCGAAAAGAACCGCGCTGAAATTCAGGCACGTTTCCTTTCCGGAACGCCTTGGTGGCTTCGGAACAGGGGGTTGGAAATAGGCAAACCGGAATTATAGCGGAAAAAAAGCCGCAAAATCAAACCTTATTTGCGATACCGGACACGGCGCAATCTCCGCGCGACCCTGGTTCACGTGGTGTCACGGCCAGCCGGCGCGGGCGAACGAGTAGACGCTGTCGGCGCCGATCACCAGATGATCGACCAGTTGCACGTCGATCAGGGTAAGGGCGTCGCGCAGCGTGTGCGTCAACCGGCAGTCGCTTGCGCTCGGCTGGACGGCGCCGGAAGGGTGATTATGCGCGACGATCAGACTGGCCGCATTCAGGGTCAACGCGCGCCGCACGATCTCGCGCGGATACACCGCCATGCGTGTGAGCGTGCCCTGCGCGCTTTCTTCGCAGCGTATCAGCCGATGCCTGGCGTCGAGGAAGAGCGACACGAAAACTTCCTGCGGACGCCCGCCGATCCGCAGGCGCAGGTAGTTTTCCACGGCTTCGGGCGAATTTAGCAGCGAGCGCGAGCGCAATTTGTCGACCAGCGAGCGCCGCGCCATTTCCATGATGGCGAGCAGTTGCGCTTTTTTCGCTGGGCCGATGCCGCGCAGGCCGTCGAAATCCGTGTAGGTCGCATCGAGCATCGCGCGCAGCGAGCCGAAACGGTCGAGCAACGCGCGCGCGACGCTGAAGACATCGTGGCCGGGCAGGCCCGAGCCGAGTATCAGCACGATCATCTCGGTATCCGACAGCACGCCGGGCCCCTGTTCGAGCAGCCGCTCGCGCGGCATGTCGTTTTTTAGCCATTTGCCTCGCAGGAGCGACTGGGGCGCAGGCGCGCCGCTCGTCGTTGCATGGGGCGTCCGCGGCTCGGGGGAGGCCGCTTCAGACGCTGTCTCGTCAAATAGGGTGGCGAAATCTGCCATATATAGGGTGTCCTCCGCTTCGGATTTGGGGTGCGACGGACGCAAGCCGCCGCCCGTTATGTGGCTTACAATAGGCGCTTTGCGCACGGCACCCGACGGTTTGCCACACGCGTCGACTGCGCGAGCGGCGCACGCGTGCAGCGCGCTTCGACTGAGCGAGCATTGCATGAGCATCATCGACATTTCCGAAGTGAAGCCCGGTTCACACGTGACGCTTCACTACCGGCTTTCCCTTGCCGATGGCGCCGAAGTCATCAATACGTTTAACGACAAGCCCGCCACGCTGCTGCTCGGCGCCGGCCAACTGGCGCCGCCGCTGGAAGA
The nucleotide sequence above comes from Paraburkholderia sp. FT54. Encoded proteins:
- the nadA gene encoding quinolinate synthase NadA yields the protein MDQQAIRTVEYDRPQAQGTTCGIGQAWAKVPDMPSAEEKVALKARIRALLEREKAVLVAHYYVDAELQELADETGGCVADSLEMARFGRDHAAQTLVVAGVRFMGETAKILSPDKRILMPDLDATCSLDLGCPVDEFSAFCDAHPDRTVVVYANTSAAVKARADWMVTSSIGLEIVADLHARGEKIIWAPDRHLGSYIQNKTGADMLLWQGSCLVHDEFKGIELDLLRAEYPGAKVLVHPESPANVVAQADVVGSTTQLIDAAQKLDATHFIVATDLGILHKMQLAAPGKTLIAAPTAGNSATCKSCAHCPWMAMNGLANLAEVLERGHNEIFVDRAIGERARLPIDRMLDFAARHKKRVQASGDLARDAQLYSNVGAA
- the nadC gene encoding carboxylating nicotinate-nucleotide diphosphorylase — its product is MGAVEDNKLDAVSPLFAEIHAQYGEAFDAALARNVTDALTEDVGAGDQTGRLVPADDVRDARIIVREDAVLCGVPWFEAVMRQVDPRIDVRWRYREGEQMTADTTVCEMRGPVRALLTAERNALNFLQLLSGVASATRRYVDAVAHTRTRILDTRKTLPGLRLAQKYAVRVGGGANQRLALYDGILIKENHIAAAGGVGAAMDAALALNAGVSIQIEVETLDQLETALAHRAQSILLDNFSFEAMREAVRITAGRAVLEVSGGVNFDTVRTIAETGVDRVSIGALTKDVRATDYSMRIV
- the nadB gene encoding L-aspartate oxidase, whose product is MEFDVAIVGSGLAGLSVALNLAETRRVAVVAKRSMTEGASDWAQGGIAAVLDSADSIENHVRDTLIAGGGLCDEAATRFIVEHGRAAIEWLIAQGVPFTKDDAAELGFHLTREGGHSHRRIIHAADATGHAVVATLSERVRRHPNITLLEDHYAIDLITSDRLGLPGRRCHGLYALDLQSGRTVTIEAPHTVLATGGAGKVYLYTTNPDTATGDGIAMAWRAGCRVSNMEFIQFHPTCLFHPYAKSFLISEAVRGEGGILKLPDGTRFMPNHDERAELAPRDIVARAIDFEIKKRGIDCVYLDISHQPPEFLREHFPTILARCQEFGIDITKQAIPVVPAAHYTCGGVVTDLAGRTDLAGLYAVGETSCTGLHGANRLASNSLLECLVIGRSAAQAIEEEGFSAAVHAPLPDWDESRVSDPDEEVVVAHNWDELRRLMWNYVGIVRTDKRLARAKHRLALLRDEIHEYYANFKVSRDLLELRNLVDVGSLIVEGARSRRESRGLHFSRDWPATLPKALPTVLSPEHVRNRNV
- the rpmG gene encoding 50S ribosomal protein L33 encodes the protein MAKGARDKIKLESTAGTGHFYTTTKNKRNMPEKMLIKKFDPVVRKHVEYKETKIK
- the rpmB gene encoding 50S ribosomal protein L28 — protein: MARVCQVTGKAPMSGNNVSHANNKTKRRFLPNLQNRRIWVESENRWVRLRVSNAGLRLIDKNGIDAVLADLRARGEA
- the radC gene encoding RadC family protein, with the protein product MADFATLFDETASEAASPEPRTPHATTSGAPAPQSLLRGKWLKNDMPRERLLEQGPGVLSDTEMIVLILGSGLPGHDVFSVARALLDRFGSLRAMLDATYTDFDGLRGIGPAKKAQLLAIMEMARRSLVDKLRSRSLLNSPEAVENYLRLRIGGRPQEVFVSLFLDARHRLIRCEESAQGTLTRMAVYPREIVRRALTLNAASLIVAHNHPSGAVQPSASDCRLTHTLRDALTLIDVQLVDHLVIGADSVYSFARAGWP